The Dermacentor andersoni chromosome 1, qqDerAnde1_hic_scaffold, whole genome shotgun sequence genomic interval ATGTTGTGTCAACATTACGTCTTTCTTCATGTCTAAACAGTGTGTCATTCGATTATGATTCAAATATGTCTCTCTTTATTGGCTAGATGATCAATGTATTTGTATTTATAGTGATTATGAAATCTGTTGCTTTGGCCTGCTGCTCGAATGTCTCAGGGTTTTTGGGGCCAGTCAAGCACGCCATATGAGCAGCTTTTTCCCGACTTTCCTACCACAACACCGTATTGTACTTGTTTTGTGGAAAAATAAACATTCGTTCAATAGcgcaaaacaagaagaaaaaaaatactacaCCAGTCACAATCACAAAGGCGGCAAAGCAGTGTCTCCATACGTACCGCGCACCTTTTCGCGCTCGCCCAGCTTCGTTCTTTTTAAATATCCTGCGAAGGCGGTTCGCTAATTACGATGTCGGTCCCAGTGGCAGCACGCAACGCGCCACGAGCGAGCCCGGGGTGGCACCGCGTTTCGGCGCCACGCAGCTGCGTCGAGCGGCGACcagcgaggaggaggagggggcgcGGGAGGAGGGCCGGAAGCGCGGCGGCCGCCGGCGCTCCGAAGCCGCACGCGCCAGTCGGGACGCGGCCGGCAGCAGTTGCGCGCCGCTCGGCACTCCGCGCGCATCACTCCGCTATGGTGCCACAATGACCTCGCTGCCCGGCATGACCCACGACCCGTCGGCACCGCCGCCCCTGTTTCTGGACAGCCCGTACGTGTCGCCCGACTATGGCAacctgtcgctgctgccgtcgctgCAGGCCGGCGACGTCAGCTCGGGCAAGCTGTACCAGGTGCCCGTCGGCTTCATCGTGCTCCTCTCCATCTTCTACGGACTCATCTCGCTGGTGGCCGTCGCCGGCAATTTCATGGTCATGTGGATCGTGGCCACGTCGCGGCGCATGCAGACCGTCACCAACTTCTTCATCGCCAACCTGGCCGTGGCCGACATCATCATCGGACTGTTCTCCATCCCTTTCCAGTTCCAGGCCGCTCTGCTGCAGCGCTGGGTGCTGCCAGAGTTCATGTGCGCCTTCTGCCCGTTCGTCCAGGTGCTCTCGGTCAACGTGTCCATATTCACGCTGACCGCCATCGCGCTGGACCGATACCGTGCAGTCATGTCGCCACTCAAGGCGCGCACCACTAAGCTGCGCGCCAAGTTCATCATCTGCGGCATCTGGACGCTCGCGGTGGCGGCCGCGCTGCCGTGCGCGCTCGCGCTGCGCGTCGAGACGCAGGTCGAGTCGCACGCGCTCAACCTGACCAAGCCGTTCTGCCACGAGGTGGGCATCTCGCGCAAGGCCTGGCGCATCTACAACCACGTGCTCGTGTGCCTGCAGTACTTTTTCCCGCTGCTCACCATCTGCTTCGTGTACGCACGCATGGGCCTCAAGCTCAAGGAAAGCAAGTCTCCCGGCAACGCCCAGGGAGCCCGCGACGCCGGCATCctcaagaacaagaagaaggtGCGTACGCGGCCCAACCTTCTGGCGACATCGTCTGGCTGTCGCCAGATGATGATACCCTTTTTGGCGCGTCCTTGTTTTCGTCATGCACACTCCGATGACCACAGCGAAGCGCGCAACATTTTCCCTAGCACTGCCAACACAATCATGATGGTCTTGCTTTGGTAGTTTTTTTTACGACGGACGTCAGCCATACATGGCCGCTCATGACTTAAAGGAGCCCGATAAAAGCTAGAGTcacgggacgaaaaaaaaaagaaacgaagcgcTACAGACCCTCCGTCATTTGTGTTTCTTTCTAGATCATATTTCTTGGCCGTATGGCATTAATAATATCAACTCGGTCTCGAAGTCAACGTCTTACAGGTTCACGCAGTTCTTGTCGGTAAGTCTGGCGTGCATGGTCCCGACAGTGACCAAAACAACGGTAAACTTTTCTACGTGGGCGTGGGACATAAAAGCAACACATCCCTTCGAGTTTGCAAGCACAATGACAAAGCGCGCAACGGCAGGCGACGCGCGCATACTTTATCGCGTCAGGAAACAGCAAAGTTCTGGCTGCGAGAATAAGCTTCAAGAACACCTGCCGAGGGGAGAGGCACccgggtttttttcttttttttttaagcttactACCGGCTCGCCGTTTCTGTATACCGTCATCAGTATTCCGTGCATGGTCCTCGGAACGCTCGGTTTTCATGTAAAGAATACATCGTTACCCGATGCAAGCACGTTGTGATGTTTTTATAGGCGACTGGCGAGacgtcagtgaaaaaaaaattcatttttgcaGTAGCGTATTGCTCTGTGATCAGAGTCAGATGAACTTAATTACGCAAGACGGACCTTTCGTGTTACGCGGCCCCTTCGGTGACGATTATCTGTAGAATTGGCTCCAGCCAATAGTGAAGCTTGCATAGTGTCTTCACTCGGAAATATTTGCTCACCATAACTACTTTCCAATGCTCCCAATTTGTGTCCTTAGTAACCATTGAAAGCATCCGAAAAGCAGCAATCTTCTCAAATGCTTTCAATGAAGTTTAAGTTAATTTACGAGGTTTGACATTTGTTTTATATATTGTTGCAGCTCATGTGTGGAACGATTTTGTTAAAACCCGTTCGTCTGTGTGTGTATTCAATTATCTGCCCGAACCTTGCACCTGAATTTAGGTACATAAACGCTGCTCAGTACCGGCGTCATGCTTGCGATTGTGTTGTCTACATTTTCTCAGATGTTGGCAGACAGAGCCTAAGTCCGCATGTGCAAGAGTTTTACCACCTTACTGATATTTGCGCCCTTGTCATCCTAAGTGAGCCTCTTTGTCGGAAGCAGTTGGTTTCCCAGCAATCTTGCTTGTCCGGCTGTCAGTTACAACAAATCGACACCATTTTATATCGACCTTCTATCAAGGAATTAAATACATGTATATGTCTAATTTCAATGTGTGTTCATGCTGGAGTATAGACGCTCAGTTCGCACTTAAAATTAACACGTTACGTTGCAACGTCAAGAAAGTCCTGTAGTGTTACGTTACTTTACCCAAACAGCGTAGCGTAGGGAATAGGGCATGATCCATTCCCTGGTCTTATGACCAGCAGCGCACACCTGTCTTCGACGTGGACTCGATTAGCTCATGACAGAGCCCTATAATGACAGGCGAAACAGAGGCGTGCCATTCGAGAACTATGTATATTCGGAACGAAACATATATACAATAATTTCACACTCTGAAATTTACGGCCTAATGCGTATGTCCACGGTATCGTGGACAGGCATGATTGTTCCACTCATATAAGAGATCCGCGCTAAGTGTTTTGCTTGCGGGCCATTCCGTTCGTACTCACTTTGTTTCTTGCTTGATCATATTTCACGACTGAACGACCAGTGACGTTACAAGTGCGCGTGGAGACAACGATTCAAAGTACGTAGTTTTTCAGTACAACTATTAGATGCCAGGTTTTCTTTGCGGTACCTGGCAGTGGACAGCGCAAAAATCccacatttctttctttaaaggAAACGGTATCCTCCACGTGCTACTTTTAGGTTTTTCCAAAACTAACGAAACTTCAAGGAAGTCATTACGTCAATGCTGGCGCCCGTGTGTACACACGCAGAAAACGAAACAGCGGCCGAACAAGTAAACAAGACGCACTGAGAGTGTGCAATGAGCGAGATTTTCTTCTCTTTATTCGAATGTATTTTGACTGACAGCGCGCCTGGGACGAAGACAAAGTTAGGATGTCTCCCGCTCACCCAACCTCCTCGCCGCGGGATTCTACTATTTCTCGGGATTAATAGTCATCATATTCGCCCCGTCGTTTAACGCGTATGCGCGATACTCGAGTTTAATCGCAGTTGAGAAGCGTTATGCTTCGCGTGGGCCTTTGCATTTTCGTCGCAACGATGCGGTGGCATTCATTATGCTACGTTTACTTCAATTTGAACGTTCAACACCGCCTAGGAACCGCgccactttatatatatatatatatatatatatatatatatatatatatatatatatatatatatatatatatatatatatatatatatatatatatatatatatatatatatatatatatatatatatatatatatatatatttatttatttaaaaccaGCACCGGACTGCGAGAATTCGAAGCGGCGGCATACCTGAATCTGAAGCAAGTAAAATAAAGTATATAGCAACATACTCGTCGTTCTCTGCTGGCGGCCACAAAACCTGTTGCTCGCGGATGCATAAAAACCCGTGCAACCAGCGTCATCGCACTACGAAACACGCCGTAAATCTTGAAACCAAGAAGCCAGAAAATTTTCGCAGGCCCGAGGATAGGGTGCAGTTAGAGAAACTTCCCTCCCTCGGTTTGAAATATTCACGGACAATGAACTCTGCCTGTGCATttagggcatatatatatatatataaactagaaGAAATGggattaaccaaggggcccgatttttattagtcatatcatacgaagccaacaaacactgaacccaaggacaacataagggaaattacttgtgctcaataaatgaactaaagaaacgataaattagtgcaaattaaagtggatgaaaaaccaacttgccgcaggtgggaaccgaacccacaaccttcgcatttcgcgtgcgatgctctaccaattgagctaccgcggcgctgtttgcccatccactttcttgggtatttatgtgtcctatagtagaaccctgggagtgttagccagcgccaccactcgcagatcttggcggtggatgtggaacgtcttttctgccgcaggcgtcacgagaacgtgatctttttggcattttcttgaacttttgCATAGCTCACTTAATACGTACTTATCAGCCTGATGTCATAGTATTTGTTCTATTCTCCATATGAGTATTTCCTTTTCCTATTGGCATGCTTGTCAATATTCGTATTCATACTTACTGTTGTACGTATATTTCTTCCGTCTTATTTAGTACTTGTTTAACAAATTTTCTCTTGACAATTACTAATACTGTAACCGCTGATGTGTAAATATTTCTTTTATCTGTAGgccactcctgtaataaccctgtcaaagggttgacagtatgttgaaataaataaaagaatatatatatatatatatatatatatatatatatatatatatatatatatatatatatatatatatatatatatatatatatatatatatatatattaaatattataaatagatgaaaagtgtcaatgagaaaattgtagagcgacatcgaaatctcccaatacagctttctgttgctcgatacgtgctacataaaaagtgTTTTCCGAACgttaaagaagcccgcaaatgtacgcaaaattgccgcgcaactgggagctcgaggtactttgcgtgcattcgcgggcttcattcacgctcggaaaaacactcttatgtagcacgtactgagcaacagaagctgtgtcgggagtttttcatgttgctctacaattttgtcattgacattTTCAATCTATTTATAATATTTCAGATATTGATTATTTAagtaggactaattatgtaattacgtagaatgaaaaagaacaatttgagtgtctccaagcgaccgtgaacaacattaccttggttctgtcctgcTATATGGCATTCTCATATTTTTAATTTGGctaaagttatgtgggacaccctgtgtgtgtgtgtgtgtgtgtgtgtgtgtgtgtgtgtgtgtgtgtgtgtgtgtgtgtgtgtgtgtgtgtgtgtgtgtgtgtgtgtgtgtgtgtgtgtgtgtgtgtgtgtgtgtgtgtgtgtgtgtgtgtgagagagagagagagagagtgcgcgCATATATATTCTGcgctttgttttctgttttcaccGGCCCCAGCATGAAGAGTGCGCAGCAATCTTTTCTTTTGAAGGGCCGGCTTTGAAAGATCGGCGAAAAGAGAGAAAAGTGCGGGAAAGCAACCCACGAAATGCGAGAAGACGGAAAACACGGGCACGTAGACGAAAGCGAGAATGCTGAAAATACACTCGTGCGCTAACACCCGCGACACTCATACGGCGTTGATCAGCGCTGAAAAGCCGCGCAAGAAGGTTGAGCACTCCAGAATGGAAAGCTTGCAGGCGACGCTCTCGGGCCGCACTGGCCGCAGCATCTATGGGCGCTTAATGCGCGATCAACTTACTCGAGCCATCTTGTGCCGCCTGACAGCGCGGGATGTATCTTGCGCTCTCGTTGAAGCTTCCTCGTTTCGTGGTACTCGTAGCTGCTTACAACCTGTAACTCTCAGAAAACCGACGACGCATGCTAAGTTCTCGCGAAACGCTTAGCTCGCGCTCTGGTTCCTGCTACATGCATTAACCAGAGTCGCCGAGCTCGACGTGTTTCGATCGAGATATCGAGGCTCTTTCGCTCGTCTGGAGACCGCGGGAATGCGATAAACACGTACGCCGGTACTATTCATTCGGCTACTCTGCCAGTTGAAATATGCTcataagcatatatatatatatatatatatatatatatatatatatatatatatatatatatatatacaactatGCTTACAAGCATGTAGTGTCGCCATAAGTGCAGCTTCGTGCTGGACGCCAGCGTCTAGTACTCGAGTGGGCCGTCGGAAAGGCTGCGCGAGCATCGAGAGTTTTGCTAGCCCGATTACTCGTTCGCAAAATGAGGCCGTTGTCGTATGGAGTTGTTGCAGAACATAAACACACACGCGTGCAACTTGGTGTTGATTGAGAGGCGTAGCAATGTTGCGAGCGATTGCTGTACTTTACATGTCATCGCGTGTGCTGGCAGAGCGTGGACGAGAATTCCTGTCCACTCCCCAGGCACAATCCTCGAGCGTTCTGCGTGCCGGGCAAAGCGGGCGTTGAAAAACGAAGCGGTGGATACCAGCGATAGCCACGTTTTAGTGCGCACCCATGCTGACTGCCGCTGCTTGGCCTGCGCTACGCACACTTGATTTAGCAATGGGAAACAACAGAGCGAGCGGGAGATATGCTTACTTTAGATGACGTCATTGATCCTGTTGAGTTATGTCCGACCATATATAGGggatcaagacggcaagttgggccagttggttaggattcattgtaaggttcgttacagcgcaacacaagacacggacaaaaggaaggtataaaacgacgacacagcgccgtgtcgtcgtttaaTAACTTCCTTTTctccgtgtcttgtgttgcgctgtaacgaaccttacaatGATTATATAGGGGCAGTCAGTACCACTATATTTGCTTCTTGTAGCgttttattttttctccttttagcTTGTGTACCAACGTTGATAGTTAAGGCTGGCCAAAAATGAAACCTCTGGAACCTATTTGCTCCCGCCGGTTAAGCCTCATCTCCCCTGTAATCACGTAACCTACGTCTCTGTTTTCTCTCCCACTACATCAGCTTTAGCTTGATGCGTGTGAAAGAATACGCTGTTTATCGCGTAGCTTTCTAGTCGAAAGGTTAATCGAAAAATGGGGCCTCTGTCTAGGCGTCTGCGAAGACAAATCCCGATTCCACCGAGACCACTTTGCTTGCCGGTGCTGCTTTTCGAAGACGTATCGAATGTTTAATTTTGCTTTTACCGCGTAGTTAAAGTCATAGGCGGGTTGAGTGTGACTTTcctaagaatatatatataattctttgGAAGGTCAAACGTAACGCGCGTATGACTTTAACTAAGTGGTAAAAGTAAAAATATACATTcgatacaatatatatatatatatatatatatatatatatatatatatatatatatatatatatatatatatatatatatatatatatatatatatatatatatgtatatatacatatacacactaCCCACTTATACCAAAGGGTAATGCTGCAGCACCGAGCAGATATCCTCTGTCCGGCTATCACGTTTCTCACGTCGTCGTATTTTTGCTGCTGTTGAGAGGTACAGCACTTGgggcgcgaaagaaaaaaagaaagaataaaactAAAATAATACAGTCAGAATGCGCCCACTTGGGCAGACTCGATAAGTGCGCGACAACAGGAGTCTTCAACGCTGCACTGCAAGAAAGCAGAGCGGGATTAaggattattttttcttcattttgttgTGTGTGCTGGCCGGTCGCTGCGACGCTAGTCCGTGCATACAACGCGTTCTGCGAGGGAAGGAAGCCTTGCGTCCAAAAGATTTCCAGACTATCGATTTGCGTTGTCAAAAACGCAGCACTCGTTTACTCGAGCGCCCATACATAAGCGACGAACGCCCGTGCAAAACGAAGGAGCTTTTCTCATTTGCTCCGCCACCCGGCTTTCATCGGAGcacgcgttggcagttcgaagaagTTAATTCCGTCCCTTTGCGAAATTGTATTTCGGAAGTTCGAGAGAAAATATGGCggggtttttttttgtttttgttttgcttggcAACAGTGTGAAGATGTtgcatatatatgtgtatatactcGACCGGGCCTGCTGGATTCTCCGACAGACAAGAACAAATATCCTCGCATGGTGCCCGCGAATAGCGTTCTCACACGCAGAGGCGCCAGCGAAAGACATAGGAGCACTAGTCATAGCGCTGGAAATGGGCAGTCTTGAGAATAAAAAATGAGGCCCTTAGCTTCTAGCGTTGAAACAAAATTTTCAGCCACTTATTGCATATACAGAATGAAATGGCCGGGCTGTATGGAAGGTACGTGCATACATACTAGATGCTATCTCGAAATGCTGCTCGGCTATCTTGAATTTCTATCGATGTAATCAATACACATAACGCAAGACGTGTATCGGTGTCTATATTGTCGATGCGAAAATTAAGGTATCGTTTATCCTGATATAGAAGAAAATGCTATCGCAAAATTCACGGAGGCAGCCGGAGCCACTGAAGGCTTGCAAATGACAACAGCTAAGGATATACCCTAAGAGACAGTAATTCCCATTTAGTTTACTGATATTTCTGGAACCAAACTGGACTGGAAATGTATTTTAAAAGAAAATGCACGCGCGGTCACTTTTGGAACTGCGCACTTTTCAACATTTATAGGCGAGCGCGCCACCCATGCCTCCTTTTTCCTGTGACAGCAGGCAGCCGCACTGCGCGCGCGTATTGAACACAAGAAGCGCGAGGTAAACAAAACTACAATCAATCGTAATTGCTCGTTAGAAGAATATACGAACATTCAGCTTAAGTTTCA includes:
- the LOC126548160 gene encoding RYamide receptor-like isoform X1 is translated as MTSLPGMTHDPSAPPPLFLDSPYVSPDYGNLSLLPSLQAGDVSSGKLYQVPVGFIVLLSIFYGLISLVAVAGNFMVMWIVATSRRMQTVTNFFIANLAVADIIIGLFSIPFQFQAALLQRWVLPEFMCAFCPFVQVLSVNVSIFTLTAIALDRYRAVMSPLKARTTKLRAKFIICGIWTLAVAAALPCALALRVETQVESHALNLTKPFCHEVGISRKAWRIYNHVLVCLQYFFPLLTICFVYARMGLKLKESKSPGNAQGARDAGILKNKKKVIKMLFVIVALFAFCWLPYQLYNVLREVFPKIDKYKYINIIWFCTHWLAMSNSCYNPFIYAIYNERFKREFATRCTCGGHRYKPPKSRFASYEQEDNNSTIIVSMRHSFRLSFKNSSPLKASTQV
- the LOC126548160 gene encoding RYamide receptor-like isoform X2 produces the protein MTSLPGMTHDPSAPPPLFLDSPYVSPDYGNLSLLPSLQAGDVSSGKLYQVPVGFIVLLSIFYGLISLVAVAGNFMVMWIVATSRRMQTVTNFFIANLAVADIIIGLFSIPFQFQAALLQRWVLPEFMCAFCPFVQVLSVNVSIFTLTAIALDRYRAVMSPLKARTTKLRAKFIICGIWTLAVAAALPCALALRVETQVESHALNLTKPFCHEVGISRKAWRIYNHVLVCLQYFFPLLTICFVYARMGLKLKESKSPGNAQGARDAGILKNKKKVIKMLFVIVALFAFCWLPYQLYNVLREVFPKIDKYKYINIIWFCTHWLAMSNSCYNPFIYAIYNIIPRKPSRVRSEGEL